The following proteins are co-located in the Pirellulales bacterium genome:
- a CDS encoding terpene cyclase/mutase family protein, with protein sequence MFRMSRLSVASVFGLSLISIAWADAAETTPSAPSVATRGEMVDKAVAFLRGAQQPDGSFTPQTGPAVTALVAAGMLENGRSPDDPTVAKALAFVLKSVQPDGGIYQRDSNHRNYETCLSIMALAAANKDGRFAKQLDAAKQFLKDLQWDDGEGHDPSSDSYGGFGYGSHKRPDLSNTAFAAEALKVLQTDDDEESMQRLLAFVSKCQNLESEHNTSQFPALNPDGGFYYTIAAGGSSQAGSLPNGGLRSYGSMTYQGLKSMLYAGVDRNDPRVRAAVAWLAKHYTLEENPGMGLQGLYYYYHTLAKALAAYGEPTFVDDAGTVHDWRSDLTAALAERQHPDGSWFNDADRWLEGDPNLVTGYALMALAHCRE encoded by the coding sequence ATGTTCCGTATGTCGCGACTCTCGGTCGCTTCCGTTTTTGGGCTGTCCTTGATCTCGATCGCTTGGGCGGACGCGGCCGAAACGACGCCGAGCGCACCTTCCGTCGCGACCCGGGGCGAGATGGTCGACAAGGCCGTCGCCTTTCTCCGCGGCGCCCAGCAACCCGACGGTTCGTTCACCCCCCAAACCGGCCCCGCCGTCACTGCGCTCGTCGCGGCGGGGATGCTGGAGAACGGCCGTAGCCCCGACGACCCGACGGTCGCCAAGGCGCTCGCCTTCGTGCTGAAGTCGGTGCAGCCCGACGGCGGCATTTACCAGCGCGACTCGAACCACCGCAACTATGAAACGTGCTTGTCGATCATGGCCCTGGCGGCGGCGAACAAGGACGGCCGATTCGCCAAGCAACTCGACGCCGCCAAGCAGTTTCTCAAGGACCTGCAATGGGACGATGGCGAGGGGCACGACCCGTCGAGCGACAGCTACGGCGGCTTCGGCTACGGCAGCCACAAACGGCCCGACCTGTCGAACACCGCGTTCGCAGCCGAGGCGCTCAAGGTGCTCCAGACGGACGACGACGAAGAATCGATGCAGCGGCTCCTGGCCTTCGTCTCGAAGTGCCAGAACCTGGAAAGCGAACACAACACGTCGCAGTTCCCGGCGCTGAACCCCGACGGGGGGTTTTACTACACCATCGCCGCCGGCGGGTCGAGCCAAGCGGGTTCGCTCCCCAACGGCGGGCTGCGCAGCTACGGCTCGATGACCTATCAGGGGCTCAAGAGCATGCTCTACGCCGGCGTCGATCGCAACGACCCGCGGGTCAGGGCGGCCGTCGCGTGGCTGGCCAAGCACTATACGCTCGAGGAAAACCCCGGCATGGGGCTGCAGGGGCTGTACTACTACTACCACACCCTCGCCAAGGCGCTGGCCGCGTACGGCGAGCCGACCTTCGTCGATGACGCCGGGACGGTGCACGACTGGCGATCCGATCTTACCGCCGCCCTCGCCGAGCGGCAGCACCCCGACGGCAGTTGGTTCAACGACGCCGATCGTTGGCTCGAAGGGGACCCGAACCTCGTCACGGGGTACGCCCTGATGGCGCTCGCTCACTGCCGGGAGTGA